Proteins from one Panthera leo isolate Ple1 chromosome D1, P.leo_Ple1_pat1.1, whole genome shotgun sequence genomic window:
- the LOC122200254 gene encoding olfactory receptor 51I2 isoform X2, producing the protein MGLFNVTHPASFLLTGIPGLESSHAWLAGPLCVMYAVALGGNTVILQAVRVEPSLHEPMYYFLSMLSFSDVAMSMATLPTVLRTFCLNARNIAFDACLIQMFLIHSFSMMESGILLAMSFDRYVAICDPLRYAAVLTNEVIAGIGIAVAARSFITLFPLLFLFKRLPICRSNALSHSYCLHPDMMKLACADITINSIYGLFVLVSTFGMDMFLIFLSYVLILHSVMAIASREERLKVLNTCVSHILAVLVFYVPMIGVSTVHRFGKHAPRYVHVLMSNVYLFVPPVLNPLIYSAKTKEIRRTIVRIIR; encoded by the coding sequence ATGGGActgttcaatgtcactcatcctgcttccttcctcctgacCGGCATCCCTGGGCTGGAGAGCTCTCACGCCTGGCTAGCAGGGCCCCTCTGTGTCATGTATGCTGTGGCCCTCGGAGGCAACACTGTGATCCTGCAGGCCGTGCGAGTGGAGCCCAGCCTCCATGAGCCCATGTACTACTTCCTGTCCATGCTGTCCTTCAGTGACGTGGCCATGTCCATGGCCACACTGCCTACCGTGCTCAGAACCTTCTGCCTCAATGCCCGCAACATTGCCTTCGATGCCTGCCTGATCCAGATgtttctcattcattccttctccATGATGGAGTCGGGCATTCTTCTGGCCATGAGCtttgaccgctatgtggccatttgTGATCCCTTGCGCTATGCTGCCGTGCTCACCAATGAAGTCATTGCCGGAATAGGCATAGCTGTGGCTGCTCGGAGCTTCAtcaccctctttccccttctcttcctcttcaagAGGCTGCCTATCTGCAGATCCAATGCTCTTTCCCACTCTTACTGCCTTCACCCAGACATGATGAAGCTGGCCTGTGCTGATATCACTATCAACAGCATCTATGGACTCTTTGTTCTTGTATCCACCTTTGGCATGGACATGTTTCTTATCTTCCTCTCCTATGTGCTCATTCTGCACTCGGTCATGGCCATCGCTTCCCGAGAGGAACGCCTGAAAGTTCTCAACACATGCGTGTCACATATCTTGGCTGTACTTGTGTTTTACGTGCCGATGATAGGGGTCTCCACAGTGCACCGCTTTGGGAAGCATGCCCCACGCTATGTACATGTCCTCATGTCCAATGTTTACCTCTTTGTACCTCCTGTGCTCAACCCTCTCATTTACAGCGCCAAGACAAAGGAGATCCGCCGAACCATTGTCCGTAT
- the LOC122200254 gene encoding olfactory receptor 51I2 isoform X1, with translation MGLFNVTHPASFLLTGIPGLESSHAWLAGPLCVMYAVALGGNTVILQAVRVEPSLHEPMYYFLSMLSFSDVAMSMATLPTVLRTFCLNARNIAFDACLIQMFLIHSFSMMESGILLAMSFDRYVAICDPLRYAAVLTNEVIAGIGIAVAARSFITLFPLLFLFKRLPICRSNALSHSYCLHPDMMKLACADITINSIYGLFVLVSTFGMDMFLIFLSYVLILHSVMAIASREERLKVLNTCVSHILAVLVFYVPMIGVSTVHRFGKHAPRYVHVLMSNVYLFVPPVLNPLIYSAKTKEIRRTIVRMFQRMKT, from the coding sequence ATGGGActgttcaatgtcactcatcctgcttccttcctcctgacCGGCATCCCTGGGCTGGAGAGCTCTCACGCCTGGCTAGCAGGGCCCCTCTGTGTCATGTATGCTGTGGCCCTCGGAGGCAACACTGTGATCCTGCAGGCCGTGCGAGTGGAGCCCAGCCTCCATGAGCCCATGTACTACTTCCTGTCCATGCTGTCCTTCAGTGACGTGGCCATGTCCATGGCCACACTGCCTACCGTGCTCAGAACCTTCTGCCTCAATGCCCGCAACATTGCCTTCGATGCCTGCCTGATCCAGATgtttctcattcattccttctccATGATGGAGTCGGGCATTCTTCTGGCCATGAGCtttgaccgctatgtggccatttgTGATCCCTTGCGCTATGCTGCCGTGCTCACCAATGAAGTCATTGCCGGAATAGGCATAGCTGTGGCTGCTCGGAGCTTCAtcaccctctttccccttctcttcctcttcaagAGGCTGCCTATCTGCAGATCCAATGCTCTTTCCCACTCTTACTGCCTTCACCCAGACATGATGAAGCTGGCCTGTGCTGATATCACTATCAACAGCATCTATGGACTCTTTGTTCTTGTATCCACCTTTGGCATGGACATGTTTCTTATCTTCCTCTCCTATGTGCTCATTCTGCACTCGGTCATGGCCATCGCTTCCCGAGAGGAACGCCTGAAAGTTCTCAACACATGCGTGTCACATATCTTGGCTGTACTTGTGTTTTACGTGCCGATGATAGGGGTCTCCACAGTGCACCGCTTTGGGAAGCATGCCCCACGCTATGTACATGTCCTCATGTCCAATGTTTACCTCTTTGTACCTCCTGTGCTCAACCCTCTCATTTACAGCGCCAAGACAAAGGAGATCCGCCGAACCATTGTCCGTATGTTTCAGCGCATGAAAACATGA